The sequence AGACCGAAGATTGGCTATAACGTCGCGGCCGTGTTCTGGCTCGGCACCACCCCAACGTCGCACGGAGGCTCCCCATGTCCTCTCGACTGCTTGCCCTGGCGCTTGTGGGCTTCGCTCCTCTCCTGAGCAGTTGCGCCGCCGATCGCTCTACCCGGCCTGAAACCACGTCAAGGCCTACCCTGCCTTCTGGTTTCAATGCCATCGTCTACGGTTTCATCGACGAAACGGACACCTACAGGAACGTCGGGGCGTTCATAGTCCAACGTGCGAGCGACGGCCACATCTTTCCGATCTGCTCGGGCACGCTGATTGCCCCGACCGTGTTTCTGACAGCAGCTCATTGCACGGTGTTCTTCGAGAACGAGCTGGCCCCCCGCGGGTTCACGGCCTCGGTGAGTTTCAGTAGCCCGATTGGTTTTGGCGATCTCACCGACCTGAGGAAGGCCAGGCTGATCGCGGTGACGGCAATCTTCACGAACCCCAACTTCAATCAGGGCCAGGACGACCCGGGCGACATCGCGGTCTTGATCCTCCCGGAGCGCAGTACGAGGGGCACCACGCCCGCAACGCTCCCGACCATCGGGCTGCTGGACCAGCTCGCCGCGCAGGATGCGCTGCCAGACGCCGTGTTCACCGCCGTCGGGTACGGGCTGCAGAACCGTGTGGTCGGCGGAGGAGTGCCGTTCTTTCAGGATCTGAATCCGATCCCCCGCATGTTCGCGTTCTCGAGCTTCAGTGCCCTGAACCCGGGCTTCCTGCGGCTGTCTCAAAACCCGGCGACCGGTGACGGTGGAACATGTTTCGGCGACTCCGGCGGCCCGAATTTCCTGGATGTCGGCGGCACCCAGGTTCTTGCGGCGAGTACCGTGACGGGCGACGCGGTATGC is a genomic window of Gemmatimonadales bacterium containing:
- a CDS encoding trypsin-like serine protease, giving the protein MSSRLLALALVGFAPLLSSCAADRSTRPETTSRPTLPSGFNAIVYGFIDETDTYRNVGAFIVQRASDGHIFPICSGTLIAPTVFLTAAHCTVFFENELAPRGFTASVSFSSPIGFGDLTDLRKARLIAVTAIFTNPNFNQGQDDPGDIAVLILPERSTRGTTPATLPTIGLLDQLAAQDALPDAVFTAVGYGLQNRVVGGGVPFFQDLNPIPRMFAFSSFSALNPGFLRLSQNPATGDGGTCFGDSGGPNFLDVGGTQVLAASTVTGDAVCRSTNVVYRLDIASAREFLGQFVTLP